The genome window TCAACGTGCTCGGCCAGTGGAACCAGTACCTGCTGCCGGTCACCCTGATGCAGCAGCAGAGCGGCTCCGACCCGGACCGCTCGATGCTCGCCCAGGGCCTGATGAACCTGGCGGTGCAGAGCGGCTACGCGAGCGACTTCCCCGGCCTGTTCGCCGGCATGACGATCGCGATGCTGCCGGTGCTGGTGGTCTACCTGTCCTTCCAGAAGCAGGTGCAGGCCGGTCTGACCTCGGCCACCCTGAAGTAGGAGTAACGCCCCGTCAGCACGAACGGCCCGCCCCCCGAGCAGTGGGGGCGGGCCGTTCGACGTGACGCCCGGTCAGCCGCGGTCGGCCTGCTGGGCCTGCAGCGCCCGGGCCAGCTCGTCCTGGCACTCCAGCACCAGCCGGCGCAGCGCCGGCGCGGCCTGCGGGTGCTCGGTCAGCCAGGCGCCGGTGGCGTCCAGGGTGGCCTGGTCGGTCTGCAGCCGCGGGAAGAAGCCGCCGACGAAGCGGATCGCGATCTCGATGCTGCGCTCGGCCCAGATGGTCTCCAGCAGCTCGAAGTAGCGCGCGACGTACGGCGCGGTCAGCTCGCGCTGGCCGGCCTGCTGGAAGCCGGCGGTCTGCGCGCCGACCATCGCGTTCGGCAGCTCGTCCGAGTCGACCACGGCCGACCAGGCCGCCGCCTTGGCCTCGGCGGTCGGCCGGGCGGCCAGCGCCTGGGTGCGCTTCTGGCTGCCGCTGGCGGTGTTGTCCCGGGCCAGCTCGGCGTCCAGCTGGGCCTGGTCGGCCCGACCGGCGGCGGCCAGCGCGGTCCAGAGCAGCCAGCGCAGGTCCTGGTCCACCTCCAGGCCGTCGATCCGGGCGGTGCCGGCCAGCAGGCCCTCCAGCAGCTGCAGGTGCTCGGCGGAGTCGGCGCTCGACGCCAGGAACCGGGCCCAGGCCAGCTGGTGGTCGCTGCCGGGCGCGGCGGCGCGCAGCTCGCGCAGCGCGGCGTCGGCGATCAGCCGGCCGCCCTCGGCCCGGTAGGACGGGTCCACGAAGACGTCGAGCGCGACGTGCGCCTGGGCGTGCAGGGTCTGCAGCACGCCGATGTCGGACTCCGCGCCGGCGAACTCCAGCACCAGGTCCAGGTAGTCGCGGGCCGGCAGCAGCCCGTCCCGGGTCAGGTTCCAGCAGGCCGACCAGGCGAGGGCGCGGGCCAGGGTGTCCCGGATGTCGCCGAGCGACTCGCGCAGGGTGGCCAGCGAGTCGTCGTCGAACCGGATCTTGCAGTACGTCAGGTCGTCGTCGTTGACCAGGACCAGGGCCGGGCGGGGCCGGCCGACCACCTCCTCGACCGCGGTCCAGTTGCCGGTGATGTCCACCTCCACCCGGGCGCTGCGCACCAGGGCGCCGTCCGGCTCCCGGTCGTAGAGGCCGACGGCGATCCGGTGCGGGCGGGTCGTCTCGCCGTCCTGAATGATCATCAGTTCGGCGATCCGGTCCTCGGCGTCGACCGTGACGACCGGGGTGAGCGTGTTGACGCCCGAGGTCTCCAGCCAGGCCGCCGACCAGTCGGCCATCGCCGCGGCGCCGCGCCCGGAGGTCTCGGCCAGCACCTCCAGCAGGTCGCCGAGCACCGTGTTGCCGAAGGCGTGCCGCTTGAAGTACTGCCGGGCGCCGTCGAAGAACGCGTCCCGCCCGACGTAGGCGACCAGCTGCTTGAGCACCGCGGCGCCCTTGGCGTAGGTGATGCCGTCGAAGTTGAGCTTGGCGTCCTCGACGTCCCGGATGTCCGCGGTGATCGGGTGGGTGGTCGGGTACTGGTCCTGCCGGTAGGCCCAGGCCTTGCGCTGGTTGGCGAAGGTGACCCAGGCGGACTGGTACTTGGTGGCCTCCTGCAGGCCGAACGAGCCCATGAAGTCGGCGAAGGACTCCTTCAGCCACAGGTCGTCCCACCACTTCATGGTGACCAGGTCGCCGAACCACATGTGCGCCATCTCGTGCAGGATGGTGTTGGCCCGGCCCTGGTACGAGGCCTCGGTCACCTTGGAGCGGAAGACGTACTCCTCGCGGAAGGTGACGCAGCCCGGGTTCTCCATCGCGCCGATGTTGTACTCCGGCACGAAGAGCTGGTCGTACTTGCCGAACGGGTACGGGTAGTCGAACTCGCGGTGGAAGAAGTCCAGGCCCTGCTTGGTGACCTCGAAGATCTCCTCGGCGTCGAAGTACGGCGCCAGCGACTTGCGGCAGGTGGCGGCGAGCGGGATCTCCAGCGTGCTGCCGTCCGGCAGTTCGCCGGCCCAGGAGTCCCGGGCCACGTGGTACGGCCCGGCGACCACGGCGGTCAGGTAGGTGGAGATCGGCCGGGTCGGCAGGAAGGTCCAGGTGCGGGCGGTGCCCTCGGCGGCGACGGACTCCTCGGCGGCGTTGCCGTAGACGTCCCAGGCGGCCGGCGCGGTGACGGTGAACCGGTAGGGCGCCTTCAGGTCGGGCTGCTCGAAGTTGGCGAACACCCGGCGGGCGTCGGCCGGTTCGAAGTGCGTGTAGAGGTAGGTCTCGCCGTCCACCGGGTCGGTGAACCGGTGCATGCCCTCGCCGGTGCGGCTGTACGCGCAGTCGGCGTCCACCACCAGGACGTTCTCCGCGGCCAGGTCGTCCAGGGCCACCCGGGCGCCGTCGAAGACCTGGGCCGGGTCGAGCGCGCGGCCGTTCAGGGTGACCGCCCGCACGGCCGGGGCCAGCAGGTCGGCGAAGCTGCTCGCGCCCGGTTCGGCGCAGCGGAAGCGGATGGTGGTCACGGAGCGGAAGGTGGCCGCGTCGGCCTCCGGCGCGCTGGTGACGTCGAGGTGCACCTCGTAACCGATCACGCTGAGGAGGCCGGCGCGCTGCTGAGCTTCGTCGCGGCTGAGGTTCTTGCCCGGCACTGCGGTACTCCTTTGTCCGGCTCGCACGGTGCTGTGCAGGTTGTGTGGGCAGGTCCTGCCCGCCCGCATCCTTTCACGCACCCCGAACGCGTCGTTGGCGCCAGTACCCGACCGCGCCGAGCGCCGCGACCAGCACCGCGGCCGCGTACAGCTGGTCGCGGTTGCCGGCCGTGGTGGTCATCAGGGCGAGCAGTGCGACCACCCCGGCGATGGCCACCCAGGTCAGGTACGGGTAGGCCCACATCCGGACCACCAGCTGCTCGGGGGCCTCGCGCTCCAGACGGCGGCGCATCCGCAGCTGCGAGACGCCGATGAAGAGCCAGACGACCAGGATCGCCACGCCGGTGGTGTTCATCAGCCAGGTGAAGACGGTGTCGGGCCACCAGTAGCCGGCCAGCACCGCCCCGAAGCCGAAGGCGCAGGAGGCGAGCACGGCCAGCCGCGGGACCCCGCCGCTGACCCGGGCCAGCGCCTTCGGGCCCTGGCCGCGGGAGACCAGCGAGTACGCCATCCGGGAGGAGCCGTAGATGTTGGCGTTCATCGCGCTCAGCAGGGCGATCAGCACCACGGCCTGCATCACCTGGGCGGCGCCCGGGATGTGCAGGAACCGCAGCACCGTCACGTAGGGGCCCAGCTTGACCACGTCCGGGTCGTTCCACGGCACCAGGGTGACCACCAGCGCCATCGAGCCGATGTAGAAGACGGCGATCCGCCAGACCGCGGTGCGCACCGCGTTGGCCACGTTGCGGCGCGGGTCGTCGGACTCGGCCGCCGCGATGGTGACGGTCTCCAGGCCGCCGTAGGCGAAGACCGAGGCCAGCAGACCGGTGATCAGGCCGCTGGTGCCGTGCGGCAGGAAGCCGCCGTGGCCGGTCAGGTTGCCGGTGCCGGGGGCCGCGTGCAGCACGCCGGTGACGCCGAGCACGCCGAGCACCAGGAAGGCGACGATCGCGGTGATCTTGACCGCCGCGAACCAGAACTCGAACTCGCCGAAGTTCTTCACCGCGGTCAGGTTGCTGGCGCAGAAGAACGCCATGAAGACGGCGACCCAGCCCCAGCCCGGCACCCCCGGGAGCCAGGAGTTCATGATCGAGCCGGCCGCGGTGGCCTCCGCCGCGACCCCGCAGCAGAGCATCACCCAGTACATCCAGCCGGCGGTCAGCCCGGCCCACGGCCCGATCTCCCGCTCGGCGTGCACCGAGAACGAGCCCGAGGCCGGGTGCGCGGCGGACATCTCACCGAGCATCCGCATGATCAGCATCACCAGCAGGCCCGCCGCGGTGAAGGCCAGGATGATGCCGGGTCCGGCCGCCGCGATGCCCGCGCCGGAGCCGACGAAGAGGCCGGCGCCGATCACCCCGCCGAGCGCGATCATCGAGAGGTGGCGCTGCTTCAGGCCGTGGCTCAGCTGGGGCGTGGCCTGGGCCTCGGGGGCCTCGGGGGCCTCGGGAGGAGCGGTGGTCGCGGTCATGCGGGGTTATCCAGACGGTTCGTAAATCGGACGACCCGTCCCAATATGCGGGGACCGGCGGGGTGCCGCACGGCCCTGACCAGGATCCGGACCGGCTGGGTACGGAGGGTAGTCGATCGGTCGTCCCAGGGTGAGAACCGGCGACGAACCCCACAAGTGAAGGCGGTGACGGTTTGTCGGTCGTGACATCGAAAGCGTGGGACGAGGAGCGTAAGTTCACGAACGTTCACTCAGATCCCTTTCCCGGAGGCTCCGATGGCCCTTGCCGCCCCGCTCCCGTCCCGCCCCGTGCTGGCCGACCTGCTGCCCGCGGCCGGCAGCCGGACCGGGGCCGCCCTGCGCGAACTGGCCCTGGTCGGCGGCGGCGCCGCGCTCACCGGCCTGGCTGCGCAGTGGTCGGTGGCGGTGCCCGGCTCGCCGGTGCCGGTGACCGGCCAGACCTTCGCCGCGCTGCTGGTCGGCACCGCGCTCGGCGCCCGCCGGGGCGTCGCCGCGCTCGGCCTCTACCTGCTGGCCGGCGCGGCCGGGCTGCCCTGGTTCGCCCAGGGCTCGGCCGGCTGGTCGATGCCGAGCTTCGGCTACGTGCTCGGCTTCGTGCTGGCCGCCGCCGTCACCGGCCTGCTGGCCCGGCGCGGCGCCGACCGCGGCCCGCTGCGCACCGCCGCCGCCATGGTGCTGGGCAACCTGGCGATCTACGCGGTCGGCGTGCCCTACCTGGCCGCCTCGCTGCACGTGTCGCTGGCCAAGGCGGCCCACCTGGGGCTCTACCCCTACCTGGTGGGCGACGCGTTGAAGACCGCGGTGGCGATGGGCGCCCTGCCGCTGACCTGGAAGCTGCTGCGCGGCCGGGTCTGACCCGGTCCTTCACGGGGGCGGGGGAGCGGCATGCCAGACTTCCTGCCATGCGCGTTTACCTGGGTTCCGACCATGCCGGATACGAACTGAAGAACCACCTCGTCGAGTGGCTCACCGCGGCCGGCCACGAGCCGATCGACTGCGGCCCGCACATCTACGACGCCGAGGACGACTACCCGCCGTTCTGCCTGCGCGCCGCCGAGCGCACCGCCGCCGACCCCGAGGCGCTGGGCATCGTGATCGGCGGCTCGGGCAACGGCGAGCAGATCGCCGCCAACAAGGTGAAGGGCGTGCGGGCCGCGCTGGCCTGGAGCGAGCAGACCGCCGCGCTCGGCCGCGAGCACAACAACGCCAACGTGGTCAGCATCGGCGGCCGGATGCACACCCAGGAGGAGGCGACCAAGTTCGTCGAGATCTTCCTGGCCACCCCGTACAGCGGCGAGCCCCGGCACACCCGCCGGATCGAGATGCTCAGCGCCTACGAGACCACCGGTGAGCTGCCCGCCATCCCGGCCCACCACCCGCAGGGCTGATTCTGCGTCACCTCCGTCGCCCCGCCGCCGCACGGCCCGTCAGAAGCCGTGCGGCAGCCAGGGGGCGACCGGCCAGCCGAAGGCGGCCGACGCCCGGGCCAGCGCGCCCGGGCGCAGCTCGCGGACCAGCCCGGCCGCCGCCTGCGCCGCCAGCGTGCAGCCGCCCAGGTAGGCGGCCCCCAACTCGCGCACCGACAGCGCCAGGTCGGCCGCGTCCTCGGTCGGCTCGCAGGCCGCCGGGTGCTCCGGCCCCGCGGCGTGCAGGTGCCAGCGCCCGGTGTTCCACGGGCAGAACTCGTCCTCGACCGCCAGCACCAGGTCCACCGGGGCCGCGTACCGCCGCGAGCGCAGCGCGTCGCCCACCTCCACCAGCCGGACGAAGAGCGCGTCGGACAGCTGCGAGCGCAGCCGCCGCGGGTCCGAGACCAGGTGCAGCAGCGGGTCGTCCACCGGCAGGCTGGCCGCCACCACGGTGTCGGTCAGGTCCAGCTCCAGCAGGTAGTTCCAGAGCGCGGCGCGGGCCCCGGGGGTCGCCGCGGTCACCTCGCGCACCCGCACCTCGCCGCCCGGACCGCCGTGCTCCCAGCTGATCCCGACCGAGTAGCGGGCGTAGCCGAGCAGCGTGGCGTCCGCCCGGTCCTCGGCCAGCACGCACTGCAGCGGGGCGCGGCCGCCCCGCTCGCTCGGCGGGTCGAACAGCGCCACCCGCTCCCAGCCGGGCCGGCGGGCCAGCATGCCCGGGCGCAGCGGCACCTGGGCGGCGTAGAGCCGCTCGCAGTCGGCGGCCGAGCCGGCCGGGTCGGCCAGTCGCAGCCGCACCGGCTCGCCGGCCGGCCGGGCCACCCGGGCCCTGGCCCGGTCGATCCGCACGCCCAGCTGCCAGCTGGCCAGGCCGTACCCGTAGCGGCCGTAGATGCCCGGCTCGGAGGCGGTCAGCACGGCCAGCGACTCGCCGCGCTCGTGCACGTCGTCCAGCTGACGGCGCATCAGTGCGGTGAGCACCCCGCGCCGGCGGTGGGTCGGCAGCACCCCGACCATGGTCACCCCGGCGGCCGGCAGCACCGCCCCGCCCGGCACCGCGAGCCGGAACGAGAAGGCGCCGGCCGCGCCGACCGGCCGGTCGCCGTCCCAGACCGCCAGCGAGCGGTCGACCTCGGTCAGCGCCTGCCACATGGCCCGGCGCTCGGGGGACTCGGCCGAGCCGAAGGCGGTCTCCAGCGCGTCGTACCAGCCGTCCCACTCGGCGGCCTGGAGGACCCGCGGTTCGAGCGGGCCGTGCTCCTGCGGGAGATGTGTCATATGACACAGCTATCACCCGGGTGGCGCGGTTGCGAGCTCTTCGCGCGGGCAGCGGCCCCCGAGCCCCGGCGTGAACTGCGCACGAGCGCCCCCGGCGTCCCCCGGTGCGCTGGTAGCGGCCCCGGACCGGGCCCGGCGCCCCGGCCGAAACCGAGCGGCCAGGCGGACCGGGGATGAACGCCCGTCGACGCGGACGGGCCCCGGTGGATAAGGTCGGGCCCCATGGCTGGCAGCACGCCGGGCTCCAGGCCCCAGACGACTGCGACCGGGACGGTCTCCGCCGACCCCGTGGCGGCCCGGTTGCGCAAGCGGCTCTACCGGGCCCGCCGAACCCTGCGCCGGACCGGGGTGGACTACTTCCGCGGCGACGGGGCGGACTGGCTGGCCTTCGCCGTGCTGCTGCTCCTGGTGCCGGTGCTGGTCGTGCTGAACGTCTGGCTGCCCGCCTGGGTGCCGCCCACCACGCTGGTGCTGCCGATCCTGGCCGGCGCGCTGCTGCTGCGCCCGGTCTCGCTGGTGCTGCTCTACGCCACCGCCGCGCTCGGCCTGTCCACCGAGTCGGTGATCCACACCGGCGAGCGGGCGGCCAGCCAGCACCCCGAGTCCTACGTCTTCGGGGTCACCCCCGGCGCCGCCCTGGTGGTCGGCGCGGTCGGGGTGGCCGGGCTGCTGCTGGCCCAGTTCCGCAGCCGGGTCGGGGTGCCGTGGCGCAGCGGCGGCTCGATGCTCTTCGACCTGCGCGAGCGGCTCAAGGTGCAGAGCCAGGTGCCGGTGCTGCCCGTTGGCTGGCACGCCGACATGGCGCTGCGCCCGGCCGGCGGCCAGTCCTTCTCCGGCGACTTCGTGGTGGCGGCCCGCACCGGGCCGGGCCGGCGGATGCTGGAAGTCGTGCTGGCCGACGTCTCGGGCAAGGGCATGGACGCCGGCTCCCGGGCGCTGCTGCTCTCCGGGGCCTTCGGCGGCCTGCTCGGCTCGCTGCCGCCGCACGACTTCCTGCCCGCCGCCAACGGCTACCTGCTCCGGCAGGACTGGGAGGAGGGCTTCGCCAGCGCGGTGCACCTCGCCCTGGACCTGGACAGCGGCGAGTACGAGCTGCTCTCGGCCGGCCACCTGCCGGGCATGCAGCGCCTCGCCGGGGCCGGCCGCTGGGAGAGCAAGGAGTCCGCCGAGGGACCGCTGCTGGGCCTGTACGACGGCGCCAAGTTCGAGGGCGTGCGCGGCCGGCTGGGCCGCGGCGACGTGCTGATGCTCTGCACCGACGGCATGGTCGAGGTGTCCGGCCGGGACCTCTCCGAGGGCATGGACCGGCTGATGGGCGAGGCCGACCGGCTGGTGGCCGGCGGCCAGTTGGGCCGGGCCGCCGGCGGCGCGGCCGGGCGGCTGATCGAGACCGTGGCCAAGGACATCAACGACGACCGCGCGGTGCTGCTGATCTGGCGCGAGTGACTGTCAAGGCCAGCGGTGATCTTCGGCCAATCTGCCCGCGGGGCGCTGACGCCCCCTCGGTCCACGAACGGCCCGGCCGGCGACCCCGGCCGACGGTCCGTCAGGTCCGGTCCGCTATCGTCTCGGTCGGCGGAAACTCGTCCCACATGGCAGGACTTTTGGCACCTGTCAGCGGCAAGTCCTTTACGCAGTCAGCACGGTCGACCACACTGAGTCCGGGCGGGACTGGCCGGAACTCGGGGGATGTTCGGGTGTGCTTCACCGACGGGTGCCGCCTCGGGACCTTCGGGCAGGCCGTGGTCCGCTCCGCCACGAAATGAGGAAGTGAGTCCGGGTGGCACTCTCCGTCTCCGCGTTGGTCCTGTTCGGCGTGATGCTGATCATCTTCATCCGCGGGAAGCAGATCAAGATGCCGCACGCGATCGTCGCCGTGCTCTTCGGCTTCATGCTGAACCAGTCGACCCAGCTCTCCAAGCCCATCCAGGAAATGCTCAACTCGGTGGCCAACACCCTGGGCAACGTCACCAAGTGACGCCGCGGCGGGGCTGCGGGTGCCTCCTCCGGCCGCCTACTGCCCCGCCCGCCTGGCCTGCCACCAGCGGCTCAGCCGGCCGCCCCGGGCCGTTCGCACGACGGCCGCGACGGGCTCCGGCGCGGGCTCGGGGCTCCGGCCGCGCTCGGCCGAGCGGACCGCCTCCAGGCTGGCGCCGTCGGCCGCCAGCAGCACGAACAGCCGCGCCCAGCAGAACCGTTCGGCCCGCGGCCAGTCGAGCGCGGCCAGCGCCGCCGAGGCCGCCGGGCTGACCTCGCCGTTCACCCGGACCTCGGCCACCTCGTCACCGGCCCGGCCGCCGAAGAACAGCTTGACCCCGTTCAGCCGCGGGTCGGTCAGCTCCGGCGCGAGCGCGGCCGCGAGCTCCGGCAGCAGCTCCCGCCCGCCCAACCAGTCGGTCAGCCGGGCGCTCTGGAAGCCGAAGACCGTGGCCGGCCCCTGCACCGCGTGCCAGCCCGGCAGTTCGGGCAGCCGCCGGTGGTCGCCGTAGCGGCCCTGGTGGTCCATCAGTTCGACCACGGTGGCGGCGGTGGTGGCCGCCCACATCCGCACCGCGCTCTCCAACTTCTCGGTCTCGGTGGTGCCCAGCCCGGCCGTGCAGTCCCAGACCACCGGTGCGTCCGCGCGGCCCAGGTCGAGCACGAAGCCGAGGTCGGCGTGCGCGGCGCCGTCCGGCCCGAGGTGCTCGCGGATCGCCACCGCGGTGCTGCCCGGTCCGCGGACCACCTCCCCGTCGAGGGCGAACTCGCGCCCGTACCGGGACAGTTCCCGCACCACCGCGTGCTGGATCACCAGCCGCCGCTGCTCGGGCTCCACGCCGCCTCCTTCGCACCCCGGTTCGAACAAACGCCGAGGCTAGCGGGGCCGGGCTCGGCACTGCCAGTCCGCGGCCGGCGGTCCGCCCCACGACCGGGGCGAACACGACGAAGGCCCCGACGCGCAGGGCGCGTCGGGGCCTTCGACCGGAGCGGGCGACGAGAATCGAACTCGCGTGACTAGTTTGGAAGACTAGGGCTCTACCATTGAGCTACGCCCGCCGGTCCGGGTGGACGGGCAACAGCGTACCCGATCCGACGGGCAGTCGAATATCTGCGAGCCGACGATCGTCGGCGTGTACGCTCTCTCTCGCGTGAATGCGGGGTGTGGCGCAGTTTGGTAGCGCGTCCGCTTTGGGAGCGGAAGGCCGTCGGTTCGAATCCGGTCACCCCGACCAGTCAGTTTCGTGGTACCCGGTAGGATGGGCCGCTGGTGGTCACGGCTTCCGAGCCGACCACCCCAGGGTGACAGAGTCCCCGCCCAGACCCGCACCGGGACCGGGCCGCTCGCCATCCACCCCACACGGGAGATCGCCGCACTCAGG of Kitasatospora viridis contains these proteins:
- a CDS encoding biotin transporter BioY, whose translation is MALAAPLPSRPVLADLLPAAGSRTGAALRELALVGGGAALTGLAAQWSVAVPGSPVPVTGQTFAALLVGTALGARRGVAALGLYLLAGAAGLPWFAQGSAGWSMPSFGYVLGFVLAAAVTGLLARRGADRGPLRTAAAMVLGNLAIYAVGVPYLAASLHVSLAKAAHLGLYPYLVGDALKTAVAMGALPLTWKLLRGRV
- the pepN gene encoding aminopeptidase N, which gives rise to MPGKNLSRDEAQQRAGLLSVIGYEVHLDVTSAPEADAATFRSVTTIRFRCAEPGASSFADLLAPAVRAVTLNGRALDPAQVFDGARVALDDLAAENVLVVDADCAYSRTGEGMHRFTDPVDGETYLYTHFEPADARRVFANFEQPDLKAPYRFTVTAPAAWDVYGNAAEESVAAEGTARTWTFLPTRPISTYLTAVVAGPYHVARDSWAGELPDGSTLEIPLAATCRKSLAPYFDAEEIFEVTKQGLDFFHREFDYPYPFGKYDQLFVPEYNIGAMENPGCVTFREEYVFRSKVTEASYQGRANTILHEMAHMWFGDLVTMKWWDDLWLKESFADFMGSFGLQEATKYQSAWVTFANQRKAWAYRQDQYPTTHPITADIRDVEDAKLNFDGITYAKGAAVLKQLVAYVGRDAFFDGARQYFKRHAFGNTVLGDLLEVLAETSGRGAAAMADWSAAWLETSGVNTLTPVVTVDAEDRIAELMIIQDGETTRPHRIAVGLYDREPDGALVRSARVEVDITGNWTAVEEVVGRPRPALVLVNDDDLTYCKIRFDDDSLATLRESLGDIRDTLARALAWSACWNLTRDGLLPARDYLDLVLEFAGAESDIGVLQTLHAQAHVALDVFVDPSYRAEGGRLIADAALRELRAAAPGSDHQLAWARFLASSADSAEHLQLLEGLLAGTARIDGLEVDQDLRWLLWTALAAAGRADQAQLDAELARDNTASGSQKRTQALAARPTAEAKAAAWSAVVDSDELPNAMVGAQTAGFQQAGQRELTAPYVARYFELLETIWAERSIEIAIRFVGGFFPRLQTDQATLDATGAWLTEHPQAAPALRRLVLECQDELARALQAQQADRG
- a CDS encoding DUF6348 family protein, whose translation is MEPEQRRLVIQHAVVRELSRYGREFALDGEVVRGPGSTAVAIREHLGPDGAAHADLGFVLDLGRADAPVVWDCTAGLGTTETEKLESAVRMWAATTAATVVELMDHQGRYGDHRRLPELPGWHAVQGPATVFGFQSARLTDWLGGRELLPELAAALAPELTDPRLNGVKLFFGGRAGDEVAEVRVNGEVSPAASAALAALDWPRAERFCWARLFVLLAADGASLEAVRSAERGRSPEPAPEPVAAVVRTARGGRLSRWWQARRAGQ
- a CDS encoding amino acid permease codes for the protein MTATTAPPEAPEAPEAQATPQLSHGLKQRHLSMIALGGVIGAGLFVGSGAGIAAAGPGIILAFTAAGLLVMLIMRMLGEMSAAHPASGSFSVHAEREIGPWAGLTAGWMYWVMLCCGVAAEATAAGSIMNSWLPGVPGWGWVAVFMAFFCASNLTAVKNFGEFEFWFAAVKITAIVAFLVLGVLGVTGVLHAAPGTGNLTGHGGFLPHGTSGLITGLLASVFAYGGLETVTIAAAESDDPRRNVANAVRTAVWRIAVFYIGSMALVVTLVPWNDPDVVKLGPYVTVLRFLHIPGAAQVMQAVVLIALLSAMNANIYGSSRMAYSLVSRGQGPKALARVSGGVPRLAVLASCAFGFGAVLAGYWWPDTVFTWLMNTTGVAILVVWLFIGVSQLRMRRRLEREAPEQLVVRMWAYPYLTWVAIAGVVALLALMTTTAGNRDQLYAAAVLVAALGAVGYWRQRRVRGA
- a CDS encoding PP2C family protein-serine/threonine phosphatase; translated protein: MAGSTPGSRPQTTATGTVSADPVAARLRKRLYRARRTLRRTGVDYFRGDGADWLAFAVLLLLVPVLVVLNVWLPAWVPPTTLVLPILAGALLLRPVSLVLLYATAALGLSTESVIHTGERAASQHPESYVFGVTPGAALVVGAVGVAGLLLAQFRSRVGVPWRSGGSMLFDLRERLKVQSQVPVLPVGWHADMALRPAGGQSFSGDFVVAARTGPGRRMLEVVLADVSGKGMDAGSRALLLSGAFGGLLGSLPPHDFLPAANGYLLRQDWEEGFASAVHLALDLDSGEYELLSAGHLPGMQRLAGAGRWESKESAEGPLLGLYDGAKFEGVRGRLGRGDVLMLCTDGMVEVSGRDLSEGMDRLMGEADRLVAGGQLGRAAGGAAGRLIETVAKDINDDRAVLLIWRE
- a CDS encoding ribose-5-phosphate isomerase; the protein is MRVYLGSDHAGYELKNHLVEWLTAAGHEPIDCGPHIYDAEDDYPPFCLRAAERTAADPEALGIVIGGSGNGEQIAANKVKGVRAALAWSEQTAALGREHNNANVVSIGGRMHTQEEATKFVEIFLATPYSGEPRHTRRIEMLSAYETTGELPAIPAHHPQG
- a CDS encoding GNAT family N-acetyltransferase, which encodes MTHLPQEHGPLEPRVLQAAEWDGWYDALETAFGSAESPERRAMWQALTEVDRSLAVWDGDRPVGAAGAFSFRLAVPGGAVLPAAGVTMVGVLPTHRRRGVLTALMRRQLDDVHERGESLAVLTASEPGIYGRYGYGLASWQLGVRIDRARARVARPAGEPVRLRLADPAGSAADCERLYAAQVPLRPGMLARRPGWERVALFDPPSERGGRAPLQCVLAEDRADATLLGYARYSVGISWEHGGPGGEVRVREVTAATPGARAALWNYLLELDLTDTVVAASLPVDDPLLHLVSDPRRLRSQLSDALFVRLVEVGDALRSRRYAAPVDLVLAVEDEFCPWNTGRWHLHAAGPEHPAACEPTEDAADLALSVRELGAAYLGGCTLAAQAAAGLVRELRPGALARASAAFGWPVAPWLPHGF